The Clostridioides sp. ES-S-0010-02 genome window below encodes:
- a CDS encoding HAMP domain-containing histidine kinase has translation MTNIGTEKKLRMKLFISLIIYTLAGYILVILFDYGFSRFSNTFFPWLHLRIDLIYFLYLIIGFFCTFYHYWKKPWGYLQEVMNATKVIYQLNDSTIELSEPLKDMEKQMNQIKMAVLLSQQAVKEAENKKNELVMYLAHDIRTPLTSVIGYLSLLDEAPDMPIEQKAKYVGIALKKSMRLEKLIDEFFEITRYNTQQIQLTKTNVDLYYMFVQLIDEFYPVLSAKGNSVILNANENLMVYADSEKLARVFNNMLKNAVAYSYPNTEILIYVQKEQDKIKIKFENQGHTIPPEQLSTIFEKFNRLDDARKSDSGGAGLGLSIANEIILLHGGEILAQSENDRIIFTVLLPIQS, from the coding sequence ATGACAAATATTGGTACAGAAAAGAAATTACGTATGAAACTATTTATAAGCTTAATTATATATACCTTAGCTGGGTATATTTTGGTAATATTATTCGATTATGGATTCAGTAGATTTTCAAACACATTTTTTCCGTGGCTACATCTTAGAATTGACTTAATTTATTTTCTATATTTGATTATAGGTTTTTTCTGTACTTTTTATCATTACTGGAAAAAACCATGGGGATATTTGCAGGAAGTTATGAATGCCACTAAAGTAATATATCAACTAAATGACAGCACCATTGAATTATCTGAACCACTCAAAGATATGGAAAAGCAGATGAACCAAATAAAAATGGCTGTTCTACTTAGCCAGCAAGCTGTAAAAGAAGCTGAAAACAAAAAGAATGAATTAGTCATGTATTTAGCTCATGATATTCGCACACCTCTTACCTCTGTAATAGGTTATTTAAGTCTGCTGGATGAAGCACCTGACATGCCTATAGAACAGAAAGCAAAATATGTTGGAATTGCTTTGAAGAAGTCTATGCGTCTGGAAAAGCTCATTGATGAATTTTTTGAAATCACAAGGTACAATACACAGCAAATTCAACTAACAAAAACAAATGTAGATTTATACTATATGTTTGTGCAACTCATTGATGAGTTTTATCCTGTATTATCTGCTAAAGGAAATTCTGTTATACTCAACGCAAATGAGAATTTGATGGTTTATGCTGATTCTGAGAAACTAGCTAGAGTGTTTAACAACATGCTCAAAAATGCTGTTGCGTACAGTTATCCTAATACAGAAATTCTTATTTACGTTCAAAAGGAACAGGATAAGATTAAAATTAAATTTGAAAACCAAGGACATACTATTCCACCAGAACAATTATCTACAATTTTTGAAAAATTTAACCGTTTAGATGATGCTCGTAAATCGGACAGTGGTGGTGCAGGTCTTGGGCTTTCTATTGCCAATGAAATTATTCTTTTACATGGTGGAGAAATTTTGGCTCAAAGTGAAAATGATAGGATTATTTTTACTGTATTACTTCCAATTCAGTCTTAG
- a CDS encoding VanZ family protein, which produces MNKKKKHLKRISCVLFILYLILLVWIILFKLQFRISDIGYIRSINLTPFHYSTSVGEQFHFEEVRDNILIFIPFGVLLSMLSSRMKLQNKVLIIFGSSFILEMIQYILAIGSTDITDLITNMFGGIIGIGLYALLLKILKDKQKTDIVISTLAGIFAVLFLALMTVLLLSN; this is translated from the coding sequence ATGAATAAAAAAAAGAAACATTTAAAAAGAATTAGTTGTGTATTATTCATACTTTATTTAATTTTATTAGTATGGATTATATTGTTTAAACTACAATTCAGAATAAGCGATATAGGTTACATAAGGAGTATCAACTTGACTCCATTTCATTACTCTACTTCTGTTGGAGAACAGTTTCATTTTGAGGAAGTGAGAGATAATATTTTAATTTTTATTCCTTTCGGAGTTTTACTTTCCATGTTGTCATCAAGAATGAAACTACAAAATAAAGTTCTTATTATTTTTGGAAGCAGTTTTATCCTTGAAATGATTCAGTATATTCTTGCTATCGGAAGTACAGATATTACAGACTTAATCACCAATATGTTTGGTGGAATAATTGGTATTGGTCTATATGCATTACTGCTGAAAATACTAAAAGATAAGCAAAAAACAGATATAGTAATTTCAACTCTAGCTGGAATCTTTGCAGTTCTTTTTTTAGCACTGATGACAGTTCTTCTGTTATCCAATTAA
- the vanR gene encoding VanR-ABDEGLN family response regulator transcription factor: MNDKILVVDDEHDIADLIEVYLQNENYIVFKYYSAKEALACIENTELDLAILDIMMPDVNGFDICRKIREKYNFPVIMLTAKDEETNKITGLTLGADDYVTKPFRPLELIARVKAQLRRYKKYNPIQEESDTSSVLCYLGLEINTKTYDCLIDGNPISLTPTEYSILCILLQNKGTVVSSEELFYKIWQDEYYSKSNNTITVHIRHLREKMDDTIEKPKYIKTIWGVGYKI, translated from the coding sequence ATGAATGATAAAATTCTTGTAGTAGATGATGAACATGATATAGCGGACTTAATAGAGGTCTATCTGCAAAATGAAAACTATATCGTATTTAAGTATTATTCAGCTAAGGAAGCTCTTGCTTGTATAGAAAATACAGAGCTTGACCTTGCTATTTTGGATATTATGATGCCTGATGTAAATGGATTTGATATTTGTCGAAAAATACGTGAGAAGTACAATTTTCCAGTTATTATGCTAACTGCAAAAGATGAGGAAACTAACAAAATCACAGGATTAACTTTAGGAGCTGACGATTATGTCACAAAACCTTTTCGTCCCCTTGAATTAATTGCTAGAGTAAAGGCACAGCTGCGTAGATATAAAAAATACAATCCTATACAAGAAGAATCTGATACAAGTTCTGTTTTATGTTATTTAGGTTTAGAAATTAATACTAAGACATATGATTGTCTAATTGACGGAAATCCTATTTCACTTACACCAACGGAGTATTCCATACTTTGTATTTTGCTACAGAACAAGGGAACTGTTGTTAGTTCAGAGGAATTATTTTATAAAATATGGCAAGATGAGTATTATAGCAAAAGTAACAATACAATCACTGTTCATATACGACATTTGCGTGAAAAAATGGATGATACTATTGAAAAACCTAAATATATCAAAACTATATGGGGAGTCGGTTATAAAATTTAA
- a CDS encoding DUF961 family protein: MRLANGIVIDKEATFATFNFSTLRCYLHIQNEVEAMFDEIKECTYDLKSKDQGCMLQIFLIIALLFYGKAIMQTNWKNLSLL; the protein is encoded by the coding sequence ATGAGATTAGCAAATGGAATTGTAATTGATAAGGAAGCAACCTTTGCTACTTTTAACTTTTCTACTCTCCGCTGTTACCTTCATATCCAGAATGAAGTCGAAGCCATGTTTGACGAGATTAAGGAGTGTACCTATGATTTGAAATCGAAAGATCAGGGGTGCATGCTCCAGATATTTCTGATAATTGCTCTACTGTTTTATGGCAAGGCAATCATGCAGACGAACTGGAAGAACCTCTCCCTTTTGTAG
- a CDS encoding BlaI/MecI/CopY family transcriptional regulator codes for MKISKLPEAELKVMRCICKSDRILTSREIVEAMEQKHKWKDTTIFTVLKRLQRREFLETEKIDKRTHYKVLVKEKQYQRFETREFIKNIHKNSVKSLISALYRDDEELDYDKLDKLEADKYYPQSRMRICKPLILRKDS; via the coding sequence ATGAAAATTAGTAAATTACCAGAAGCAGAGTTAAAAGTTATGAGATGTATTTGCAAATCAGATAGAATATTGACATCAAGAGAAATCGTTGAAGCCATGGAACAAAAACATAAATGGAAAGATACTACTATTTTTACAGTATTAAAAAGATTACAAAGAAGAGAGTTTTTAGAAACAGAGAAAATAGATAAACGTACTCACTATAAGGTACTAGTAAAGGAAAAGCAATATCAAAGATTTGAAACAAGAGAATTTATAAAAAATATACATAAAAATTCAGTTAAGAGTTTAATTTCAGCATTATATAGAGATGATGAAGAATTAGATTATGATAAATTAGATAAGTTAGAAGCAGACAAGTATTATCCGCAAAGCAGAATGAGGATATGTAAACCATTGATTTTAAGAAAGGACAGCTAG
- a CDS encoding restriction endonuclease subunit S produces the protein MNRIDITNWKEFEIGKLFIVKRPTKRSQSYYDDGDIPFVASGNYNNGIIKYCQPLKGEKLDKSNCITVSPLDGSAFYQKDDFLGRGGAGSAIILLYNDKLNLMRGLFIASVIRNQLTKYSYNDQLSSSVIVKEKIKLPSSSSGEPDWDYMEYYMNTIKSRVCNSLLHLESVRDISQRKIDVSDWGEFHLYDKNLFTIDAGTKLDKVKMDMNYEEISFVGRSNMNNGITAKVKMIEGLKPYKKGNLTLALGGAYLGSCFVQPDEFYTSQNVVVLIPNREMSYNIKQFIASIIFVESQNNYQAFIKELNAHIKRDFRIKLPIITDGTPDWDYMEKYMQQIQAKAEQLITCFI, from the coding sequence ATGAATAGAATAGATATCACTAACTGGAAAGAGTTTGAAATAGGAAAATTATTTATTGTCAAAAGACCCACAAAAAGAAGTCAATCGTATTATGATGATGGTGATATTCCATTTGTTGCATCTGGTAATTATAATAATGGAATTATTAAATATTGTCAGCCTTTGAAAGGTGAAAAGCTTGACAAAAGCAATTGTATTACTGTTAGTCCGTTAGATGGGTCTGCATTTTATCAAAAGGATGATTTTTTAGGGCGTGGAGGTGCTGGTTCAGCAATTATTCTTTTATATAATGACAAATTGAATTTAATGAGAGGCTTATTCATTGCATCCGTAATAAGAAATCAACTTACTAAGTATTCATATAATGACCAGTTAAGTTCTAGTGTTATTGTGAAAGAAAAAATAAAACTTCCATCAAGTTCATCAGGTGAGCCTGATTGGGATTACATGGAGTATTATATGAATACTATCAAGAGTAGAGTTTGTAATTCATTATTACACTTAGAATCAGTAAGAGATATATCACAAAGAAAGATTGATGTTTCTGATTGGGGTGAATTTCATCTCTATGATAAAAACTTGTTTACTATTGATGCAGGAACAAAGCTGGATAAAGTAAAGATGGATATGAATTATGAAGAGATTTCTTTTGTTGGACGTTCTAACATGAATAATGGAATTACTGCAAAAGTGAAAATGATAGAGGGTTTAAAACCTTATAAAAAAGGAAATCTTACTTTAGCTTTAGGTGGGGCATACTTAGGGTCATGTTTTGTTCAACCGGATGAATTTTATACGAGTCAAAATGTTGTTGTGTTAATTCCCAATCGTGAAATGAGCTATAATATTAAACAATTTATTGCTAGCATAATTTTTGTTGAAAGTCAAAATAATTATCAGGCTTTTATTAAAGAATTGAATGCTCATATTAAAAGAGATTTTCGAATAAAATTGCCTATAATAACTGATGGTACACCAGATTGGGATTACATGGAGAAATATATGCAACAAATACAAGCAAAAGCGGAGCAACTTATTACTTGCTTTATTTAA
- a CDS encoding SAM-dependent DNA methyltransferase, giving the protein MSKVTPKYRTEDEVRDDAKLILGFDKTEVGIKQGTGQITTFNQLGFQGINRKPDGWYLPNDKSMPAMILETKSEKEDLTNHKWVQELFDNIKVVEMQYDRIVGILYNGQDIRIFKYYEELKGLSKKLQDKSYYLSIYNQLAVDKQAIYTLTARINNCLHIRFGVKNLYHRMIFTACALVATKEGATLAKGMDYNDFHNAILNQLNKSLRESKKRNNKLQLLSDIYTKIEMNSPDNQTAIDDFIGWVKEISGYVTSDNWNGEDVMGIFFNEFNRYKAKSENGQIFTPDHVTSMMYRLIHCDMNDRILDATCGSGAFLVKAMCNMIKEAGGINTTKADDIKEAQLFGIEWDKEIYALACANMLIHKDGKTNLEQLDTRGQEACDWIKSKDITKVLMNPPYERKYGCMQIVQNVLDNVLVHTECAFILPDKKLEKDFTDKKYGNKLLKNHTLKKIVKLPENLFFGVGITTSIFIFESGVPQDGKEIFACYIEDDGLETVKNQGRQDIKGKWQAIEDKWVKIIENPICSEANDVRKFIQVVNPKEHLSYQMPEKPFQIHEEDFIKTLMDYEMFKRGIDVKEFGNTLLQKTMYSSDITSDENGVKIALKDGGIDE; this is encoded by the coding sequence ATGAGCAAAGTGACACCAAAATATAGAACAGAGGATGAAGTTCGTGATGATGCAAAATTGATATTAGGATTTGATAAAACAGAAGTTGGCATCAAACAAGGAACAGGACAGATTACAACATTTAATCAATTAGGCTTTCAGGGGATTAACAGAAAGCCTGATGGATGGTATTTACCAAATGATAAAAGTATGCCTGCAATGATTTTGGAAACAAAATCTGAAAAAGAGGATTTGACAAATCACAAATGGGTTCAAGAGTTATTTGATAATATCAAAGTTGTTGAAATGCAATATGATAGAATTGTTGGTATTCTTTATAATGGTCAGGATATTCGCATTTTCAAATATTATGAGGAGTTAAAAGGATTATCAAAAAAATTACAGGATAAATCTTATTATCTCTCTATTTACAATCAGTTGGCTGTTGATAAGCAGGCTATTTATACATTGACAGCAAGAATCAATAATTGTCTTCATATTCGTTTTGGGGTTAAGAATTTATATCATAGAATGATTTTTACAGCATGTGCATTAGTAGCAACAAAAGAAGGTGCTACGCTTGCAAAAGGTATGGATTATAATGACTTTCATAATGCCATCCTTAATCAGCTGAATAAATCATTAAGGGAAAGCAAAAAGAGAAATAATAAATTACAGCTATTGTCTGATATTTATACAAAGATTGAAATGAATTCTCCTGACAATCAAACTGCAATTGATGATTTTATTGGTTGGGTGAAAGAGATTTCAGGCTATGTTACATCTGATAACTGGAATGGTGAGGATGTTATGGGTATCTTTTTCAATGAATTCAATAGATACAAGGCAAAATCAGAAAATGGTCAGATTTTCACACCAGACCATGTTACATCAATGATGTATCGTTTAATTCATTGTGATATGAATGACAGAATTCTTGATGCAACTTGTGGAAGTGGTGCGTTTCTTGTGAAAGCAATGTGCAATATGATTAAAGAAGCAGGTGGTATCAATACCACAAAGGCTGATGATATTAAAGAAGCACAGTTATTTGGCATCGAATGGGATAAAGAAATTTATGCCCTTGCATGTGCTAACATGCTTATTCACAAAGATGGAAAAACAAATCTCGAGCAGTTAGATACACGTGGACAAGAAGCGTGTGATTGGATTAAAAGTAAAGACATTACAAAGGTTTTAATGAATCCACCATATGAGAGAAAATATGGTTGCATGCAGATTGTTCAAAACGTTCTTGATAATGTTCTAGTACATACAGAATGTGCTTTTATCTTGCCTGATAAAAAACTTGAGAAGGATTTTACAGACAAGAAGTATGGAAATAAATTATTGAAAAATCATACTTTAAAAAAGATTGTTAAGTTGCCTGAAAATCTTTTCTTTGGAGTTGGTATTACAACAAGTATTTTTATCTTTGAATCGGGTGTTCCACAGGATGGGAAAGAGATTTTTGCTTGTTATATTGAAGATGATGGTCTTGAGACAGTTAAGAATCAAGGTCGTCAGGATATTAAAGGAAAATGGCAAGCGATTGAAGATAAATGGGTGAAAATTATCGAGAATCCAATTTGCAGTGAAGCAAATGATGTGAGGAAATTTATTCAGGTTGTCAATCCGAAAGAACATTTGTCATATCAAATGCCTGAAAAACCATTTCAAATTCATGAGGAAGATTTTATTAAAACTTTAATGGATTATGAAATGTTTAAACGGGGTATTGATGTAAAAGAATTTGGTAATACATTACTTCAAAAAACAATGTACAGTAGTGATATTACATCAGATGAAAATGGTGTGAAAATCGCCTTGAAGGATGGTGGTATTGATGAATAG
- the rlmD gene encoding 23S rRNA (uracil(1939)-C(5))-methyltransferase RlmD, with translation MKKKDIIEFEVDKMEFGGTSLSQVGDRVIHMKGGISGQKVKAAVKKVRSKKAEVKMMELLEYSPLETETPCKHFRECGGCTLLSVPYEKQLEIKEKQVMDLFLKQDLFGFQFLGIEGSPENKYYRNKMEYTFGDEVKNGPLTLGLHKKGKHIDIQTVEECMLVDEDFSKVLVSSVEFFNEKNLPYYRTMNHKGYLRHLVVRKGIYTNEIMVNIVTSSQEDFNMNEFKDMLLELNLKAELVGVLHTINDGLADAVQCDELRVLYGRDYIQEEILGLKFKISPFSFFQTNTKGAEVLYSIARDFIGNYNDKVVFDLYSGTGSIGQVMAGAAKKVYGIEIVEEAVAAANENAKLNGLTNCEFIAGDVAKVVKDLKDKPDLIIVDPPRPGIHKDAIRDICGFGAEEIVYISCNPKSLVVDLVDFKSYGYEIKLVKCMDMFPNTPHCETVVLLDR, from the coding sequence GTGAAGAAAAAGGATATTATAGAATTTGAAGTAGATAAAATGGAGTTTGGAGGCACATCCTTAAGCCAAGTTGGAGATAGAGTTATCCATATGAAGGGCGGAATAAGTGGTCAAAAGGTAAAAGCTGCTGTTAAAAAAGTTAGAAGCAAAAAAGCAGAAGTTAAGATGATGGAGTTACTTGAATATTCACCTCTTGAAACCGAAACACCTTGTAAGCACTTTAGAGAATGTGGAGGATGTACATTACTATCAGTGCCATATGAAAAGCAATTAGAAATAAAAGAAAAACAAGTTATGGATTTATTTTTAAAGCAAGACTTATTTGGGTTTCAGTTTTTGGGAATAGAAGGAAGTCCTGAAAACAAGTACTATAGAAATAAAATGGAATATACTTTTGGAGATGAAGTAAAAAATGGACCTTTAACATTAGGACTTCATAAAAAAGGAAAGCATATAGATATACAAACTGTTGAAGAATGTATGTTAGTTGATGAAGACTTCTCAAAAGTATTAGTATCTAGTGTAGAATTTTTCAATGAAAAAAATCTTCCTTATTATAGAACAATGAATCACAAGGGATATTTAAGACATCTTGTAGTTAGAAAAGGGATTTATACTAATGAGATTATGGTTAATATAGTTACTTCTTCTCAGGAAGATTTTAATATGAATGAATTTAAGGACATGCTTTTAGAACTTAATTTAAAAGCTGAGTTGGTAGGTGTACTTCACACTATTAATGATGGTCTAGCAGATGCTGTTCAATGTGATGAGTTAAGAGTTTTATATGGAAGAGATTATATACAAGAGGAAATTTTAGGGCTTAAATTTAAGATTTCTCCATTTTCATTTTTCCAAACCAATACTAAAGGAGCAGAGGTTCTTTATAGTATTGCCAGAGATTTTATTGGAAATTACAATGATAAGGTTGTATTTGATTTATATAGTGGGACTGGCTCTATTGGACAGGTTATGGCTGGTGCAGCTAAGAAGGTGTATGGTATTGAAATAGTTGAGGAAGCTGTTGCTGCGGCTAATGAGAATGCCAAGTTAAATGGACTTACTAATTGTGAGTTTATTGCTGGAGATGTTGCTAAGGTTGTTAAAGATTTAAAGGATAAGCCTGATTTAATTATTGTTGACCCTCCTAGACCAGGGATTCATAAGGATGCTATTAGAGATATTTGTGGATTTGGTGCGGAGGAGATTGTTTATATTTCTTGTAATCCTAAGTCTTTGGTTGTTGATTTGGTTGATTTTAAGAGTTATGGTTATGAGATTAAATTGGTCAAGTGTATGGATATGTTCCCAAATACTCCACATTGCGAGACTGTAGTTCTTTTAGATAGGTAA
- a CDS encoding rRNA pseudouridine synthase translates to MAKKQRIDKILSNLGYGSRSEIKKYCKQGSVVVNGSEVSNPGTQVDTENDEILFNGEEVFYREYIYLMMNKPDGYISATTDKYDPTVLDLIDVSYLAFEPFPVGRLDKDTEGLLVLTNDGKLSHRVLSPKKHVPKTYYAKIDGIVTEKDVEAFAEGVVLDDGYKTMASQLKILKSDEESEIELTIHEGKFHQVKRMFESVDKKVVYLKRLSMGNLKLDESLELGEYRELTDEEVKLIEER, encoded by the coding sequence ATGGCTAAGAAGCAACGTATAGATAAAATTCTTTCAAACTTAGGTTATGGAAGTAGAAGTGAGATAAAGAAATATTGTAAGCAAGGTTCTGTAGTAGTAAATGGAAGTGAAGTTTCAAACCCAGGGACTCAAGTGGATACTGAAAACGATGAAATATTATTCAATGGAGAAGAAGTTTTCTATAGAGAATATATATATTTAATGATGAATAAACCAGATGGATATATATCAGCAACTACAGATAAATACGACCCAACAGTTTTAGATTTGATTGATGTATCATACTTAGCATTTGAGCCATTTCCTGTTGGAAGATTAGACAAAGACACAGAGGGATTGTTAGTTTTAACTAATGATGGGAAGCTTTCTCACAGAGTTTTATCGCCTAAGAAGCATGTGCCTAAGACTTATTATGCAAAAATTGATGGGATAGTGACTGAAAAAGATGTAGAAGCTTTTGCAGAAGGAGTAGTACTTGATGATGGGTACAAAACTATGGCATCTCAGTTAAAAATATTAAAGAGTGATGAGGAATCAGAGATAGAACTTACAATACATGAAGGTAAATTTCACCAAGTTAAAAGAATGTTTGAAAGCGTAGATAAAAAAGTAGTATACTTAAAAAGATTGTCTATGGGTAATTTAAAGTTGGATGAAAGTTTAGAGTTAGGCGAATATAGAGAGTTAACAGATGAAGAAGTAAAATTGATTGAAGAAAGATAA
- a CDS encoding DUF1904 domain-containing protein, giving the protein MPQIKIRGIHENDICKISEKMIDALVEAVKCPRDYFEIECIKSVAIRDGKIAEVYPFVEIAWFDRGQEVQDTVARIITDSIRNNLDVESMDLAFTLFEKEKYYENGEHF; this is encoded by the coding sequence ATGCCACAGATAAAGATAAGAGGAATTCATGAAAATGATATATGTAAAATAAGTGAAAAAATGATAGATGCTTTAGTTGAAGCTGTAAAATGTCCAAGAGATTACTTTGAGATAGAATGTATAAAATCAGTTGCAATAAGAGATGGTAAAATAGCAGAAGTGTATCCTTTTGTTGAGATAGCATGGTTTGATAGAGGACAAGAAGTACAAGATACAGTAGCAAGAATAATAACTGATAGTATAAGAAATAATTTAGATGTTGAAAGTATGGATTTAGCATTTACATTATTTGAAAAAGAAAAATATTATGAGAATGGAGAACATTTTTAA
- the fba gene encoding class II fructose-1,6-bisphosphate aldolase: protein MALINTKEMFKKAYEGGFAIGAFNISDLEQLQGVLKAAKAKNSYVMIQASMSAVKYAGPHTLVEMVKAASDEIGVDVALHLDHGPNMDAIKTCIDAGFSSVMIDGSHFDFEENVKITKEAVEYAHSKGVVVEAELGVLAGTEDDVTSDVHKYTQPAEAVEFVERTGVDSLAIAIGTSHGAFKFKGEAKLRFDILEEIQSKLPGFPIVLHGASAVDQNAVATCNEFGGNIAGAKGVPVDMLRKASSMAVCKINMDTDLRLAMTAAVRKFLAENPKEFDPRKYIGAGRDAIQAVVESKIDDVLGSANSIN, encoded by the coding sequence ATGGCATTAATTAATACAAAAGAAATGTTTAAAAAAGCTTACGAAGGTGGATTTGCTATAGGTGCATTTAACATAAGTGACTTAGAACAATTACAAGGTGTTTTAAAAGCTGCTAAAGCTAAAAATTCTTATGTTATGATACAAGCTTCTATGTCAGCTGTTAAATATGCTGGACCTCATACTTTAGTTGAGATGGTTAAAGCTGCTTCTGATGAAATAGGTGTAGATGTAGCTCTTCACTTAGATCATGGTCCAAATATGGATGCTATTAAAACTTGTATTGATGCTGGTTTCTCTTCAGTTATGATAGATGGATCTCATTTTGACTTTGAAGAAAATGTTAAAATAACTAAAGAAGCTGTTGAATATGCACACTCTAAAGGTGTTGTTGTTGAAGCAGAACTTGGTGTTTTAGCTGGAACAGAAGATGATGTTACTTCTGATGTTCATAAATATACTCAACCTGCTGAAGCAGTTGAATTTGTTGAAAGAACAGGAGTTGATTCATTAGCAATAGCTATAGGAACTTCTCATGGTGCTTTCAAATTCAAAGGAGAAGCTAAATTAAGATTCGATATACTAGAAGAAATCCAAAGCAAATTACCAGGTTTCCCAATAGTTCTTCATGGTGCATCTGCTGTTGACCAAAACGCTGTTGCTACATGTAATGAATTTGGTGGAAATATAGCTGGAGCTAAAGGTGTACCTGTAGACATGTTAAGAAAAGCATCTTCTATGGCTGTTTGTAAAATAAACATGGATACTGACTTAAGACTAGCTATGACTGCTGCTGTTAGAAAATTCTTAGCTGAAAATCCAAAAGAATTTGACCCAAGAAAATACATTGGTGCTGGTAGAGATGCTATACAAGCTGTAGTTGAAAGTAAAATAGATGATGTTTTAGGTTCTGCTAACTCTATAAACTAA